A DNA window from Archocentrus centrarchus isolate MPI-CPG fArcCen1 chromosome 15, fArcCen1, whole genome shotgun sequence contains the following coding sequences:
- the mrpl2 gene encoding large ribosomal subunit protein uL2m → MAVSCLTRALRSLTLSQPALLSSQVVAQRELGARVPGAMVQCRGFLTTASLQQNRTQWKQREKYTIKPIGMKKTGGRDHTGRIRTHGIGGGHKQRYRWIDFHRLRYEPNKEGQPFEEKVVEVRYDPCRSADIALVAGGERKRWIIATENMQAGDIIKTSEVIERMAVSANEGDAYPLGALPVGTLVNNLEVQPGKGSEYIRAAGTSGVLLRKVNGTAIVQLPSKQQVQVLETCMVTVGRVSNVDHNKRIIGKAGRNRWLGIRPSSGLWQRKGGWAGRKIKPLPPMKSYVKLPSISANSG, encoded by the exons ATGGCGGTGTCGTGTCTGACTCGAGCCCTGCGCTCCCTGACCCTCTCCCAGCCCGCATTGCTCTCCTCACAG GTGGTCGCACAGAGGGAGCTGGGAGCTCGGGTGCCCGGCGCGATGGTCCAGTGCAGAGGCTTCCTCACCACAGCCTCTCTGCAGCAGAACAGGACTCAGTGGAAGCAGAGGGAGAAGTACACCATCAAGCCTATCGGAatgaaaaagacaggaggcagagacCACACAG GAAGAATACGTACGCACGGCATCGGCGGCGGTCATAAGCAAAGATACAGGTGGATAGACTTCCATCGTCTGCGGTATGAACCCAACAAGGAGGGCCAGCCTTTTGAGGAGAAGGTTGTTGAAGTGCGATACGACCCGTGCAG GTCTGCTGATATCGCCCTGGTAGCTGGAGGTGAGCGAAAAAGATGGATCATTGCAACGGAGAACATGCAGGCCGGAGACATCATTAAAACATCTGAGGTTATTGAACGCATGGCAG tttcGGCCAATGAGGGGGATGCTTACCCACTGGGGGCTCTTCCTGTGGGGACACTGGTGAACAACCTGGAGGTGCAACCTGGGAAGGGATCAGAGTATATTCGGGCTGCAG GCACAAGCGGTGTTTTGCTTCGTAAAGTAAACGGAACAGCAATTGTTCAGCTTCCTTCAAAGCAGCAGGTTCAG GTGCTGGAGACCTGCATGGTAACAGTGGGACGCGTGTCCAATGTCGATCACAACAAACGGATAATTGGCAAAGCCGGTCGCAATCGTTGGCTGGGCATCCGCCCTTCAAGCGGCTTGTGGCAGAGGAAGGGAGGCTGGGCAGGACGCAAGATTAAACCTCTGCCTCCGATGAAGAGTTACGTCAAACTGCCCTCAATCTCAGCGAACTcaggataa